From a single Glycine soja cultivar W05 chromosome 19, ASM419377v2, whole genome shotgun sequence genomic region:
- the LOC114400656 gene encoding caffeoylshikimate esterase-like isoform X3, which yields MIKSILTQRPTKLYWCYPLNEFRAAFCVQKKRSNRTEVIKVPIMGIPGVDRELKKILKANMDEVGARRRAREAFKNIQLGIDHILFKTPCDGIKMEESYEKNSKGLEIFCKSWLPSASKPKAAVFYCHGYGDTCSFFFEGIARKLASSGYAVFAMDYPGFGLSEGLHCYIHSFDGLVDDVIEHYSKIKENPEFHSLPSFLFGQSMGGAVALKIHLKQPKAWDGAILVAPMCKIADDMVPPKFLTHILIGLANVLPKHKLVPNKDLAEAAFRDLKKREQTAYNVVAYKDKPRLKSAVEMLKTTEEIEQRLKEVYFDLLAYLN from the exons atgattaaatCCATATTGACTCAAAGACCCACAAAGCTTTACTGGTGCTACCCTTTGAATG AATTCAGAGCAGCATTTTGTGTCCAAAAGAAGAGGAGTAATAGGACAGAGGTGATAAAGGTGCCAATAATGGGGATACCTGGTGTTGATAGAGAATTGAAGAAGATTTTGAAAGCTAACATGGATGAAGTTGGTGCTAGAAGGCGTGCACGTGAGGCCTTCAAGAATATTCAGCTTGGAATTGATCATATATTGTTTAAG ACTCCATGTGATGGAATAAAAATGGAAGAG TCATATGAGAAGAACTCAAAGGGCCTAGAAATCTTCTGCAAAAGTTGGCTTCCGAGTGCATCTAAGCCAAAAGCAGCAGTGTTTTACTGTCATGGTTATGGAGACACTTGCTCCTTTTTCTTTGAAG GAATTGCTAGAAAGCTGGCATCATCTGGATATGCAGTTTTTGCCATGGATTATCCAGGATTTGGTCTCTCAGAAGGACTCCATTGCTATATTCATAGTTTTGATGGACTTGTTGATGATGTCATTGAGCATTACTCAAAAATCAAAG AAAATCCAGAGTTCCATTCTCTTCCCAGCTTCCTATTTGGACAGTCCATGGGTGGAGCTGTTGCATTAAAGATACACCTGAAACAGCCTAAGGCATGGGATGGTGCCATTCTTGTTGCGCCTATGTGTAAA ATTGCAGATGACATGGTTCCACCAAAATTCCTCACTCATATCCTGATTGGTTTAGCCAATGTTTTACCGAAGCATAAGTTAGTTCCAAACAAGGATTTAGCAGAAGCAGCATTCAGAGATTTGAAGAAGAGGGAACAG ACTGCTTACAATGTTGTTGCTTACAAGGATAAACCACGTTTGAAGAGTGCTGTAGAAATGCTTAAAACTACCGAAGAAATAGAACAGCGATTGAAAGAAGTATATTTTGATCTTCTGGCTTATCTAAACTAG
- the LOC114400656 gene encoding caffeoylshikimate esterase-like isoform X1, which produces MIKSILTQRPTKLYWCYPLNEFRAAFCVQKKRSNRTEVIKVPIMGIPGVDRELKKILKANMDEVGARRRAREAFKNIQLGIDHILFKTPCDGIKMEESYEKNSKGLEIFCKSWLPSASKPKAAVFYCHGYGDTCSFFFEGIARKLASSGYAVFAMDYPGFGLSEGLHCYIHSFDGLVDDVIEHYSKIKENPEFHSLPSFLFGQSMGGAVALKIHLKQPKAWDGAILVAPMCKIADDMVPPKFLTHILIGLANVLPKHKLVPNKDLAEAAFRDLKKREQTAYNVVAYKDKPRLKSAVEMLKTTEEIEQRLKEVSLPIFILHGEADTVTDPSVSKALYENASCSDKKLQLYKDAYHALLEGEPDEIITQVFGDIISWLDEHSLTHNQSSS; this is translated from the exons atgattaaatCCATATTGACTCAAAGACCCACAAAGCTTTACTGGTGCTACCCTTTGAATG AATTCAGAGCAGCATTTTGTGTCCAAAAGAAGAGGAGTAATAGGACAGAGGTGATAAAGGTGCCAATAATGGGGATACCTGGTGTTGATAGAGAATTGAAGAAGATTTTGAAAGCTAACATGGATGAAGTTGGTGCTAGAAGGCGTGCACGTGAGGCCTTCAAGAATATTCAGCTTGGAATTGATCATATATTGTTTAAG ACTCCATGTGATGGAATAAAAATGGAAGAG TCATATGAGAAGAACTCAAAGGGCCTAGAAATCTTCTGCAAAAGTTGGCTTCCGAGTGCATCTAAGCCAAAAGCAGCAGTGTTTTACTGTCATGGTTATGGAGACACTTGCTCCTTTTTCTTTGAAG GAATTGCTAGAAAGCTGGCATCATCTGGATATGCAGTTTTTGCCATGGATTATCCAGGATTTGGTCTCTCAGAAGGACTCCATTGCTATATTCATAGTTTTGATGGACTTGTTGATGATGTCATTGAGCATTACTCAAAAATCAAAG AAAATCCAGAGTTCCATTCTCTTCCCAGCTTCCTATTTGGACAGTCCATGGGTGGAGCTGTTGCATTAAAGATACACCTGAAACAGCCTAAGGCATGGGATGGTGCCATTCTTGTTGCGCCTATGTGTAAA ATTGCAGATGACATGGTTCCACCAAAATTCCTCACTCATATCCTGATTGGTTTAGCCAATGTTTTACCGAAGCATAAGTTAGTTCCAAACAAGGATTTAGCAGAAGCAGCATTCAGAGATTTGAAGAAGAGGGAACAG ACTGCTTACAATGTTGTTGCTTACAAGGATAAACCACGTTTGAAGAGTGCTGTAGAAATGCTTAAAACTACCGAAGAAATAGAACAGCGATTGAAAGAA GTTTCTCTACCAATATTCATCCTTCACGGGGAAGCTGACACTGTGACTGATCCATCAGTGAGCAAAGCCTTGTATGAGAATGCAAGCTGTTCAGACAAGAAGCTTCAGCTTTACAAGGATGCCTATCATGCACTTCTTGAGGGTGAGCCTGATGAAATAATAACTCAAGTTTTTGGTGACATCATATCTTGGCTAGATGAGCACAGCTTGACACACAATCAATCTTCCTCTTAA
- the LOC114400656 gene encoding caffeoylshikimate esterase-like isoform X2: MGIPGVDRELKKILKANMDEVGARRRAREAFKNIQLGIDHILFKTPCDGIKMEESYEKNSKGLEIFCKSWLPSASKPKAAVFYCHGYGDTCSFFFEGIARKLASSGYAVFAMDYPGFGLSEGLHCYIHSFDGLVDDVIEHYSKIKENPEFHSLPSFLFGQSMGGAVALKIHLKQPKAWDGAILVAPMCKIADDMVPPKFLTHILIGLANVLPKHKLVPNKDLAEAAFRDLKKREQTAYNVVAYKDKPRLKSAVEMLKTTEEIEQRLKEVSLPIFILHGEADTVTDPSVSKALYENASCSDKKLQLYKDAYHALLEGEPDEIITQVFGDIISWLDEHSLTHNQSSS; encoded by the exons ATGGGGATACCTGGTGTTGATAGAGAATTGAAGAAGATTTTGAAAGCTAACATGGATGAAGTTGGTGCTAGAAGGCGTGCACGTGAGGCCTTCAAGAATATTCAGCTTGGAATTGATCATATATTGTTTAAG ACTCCATGTGATGGAATAAAAATGGAAGAG TCATATGAGAAGAACTCAAAGGGCCTAGAAATCTTCTGCAAAAGTTGGCTTCCGAGTGCATCTAAGCCAAAAGCAGCAGTGTTTTACTGTCATGGTTATGGAGACACTTGCTCCTTTTTCTTTGAAG GAATTGCTAGAAAGCTGGCATCATCTGGATATGCAGTTTTTGCCATGGATTATCCAGGATTTGGTCTCTCAGAAGGACTCCATTGCTATATTCATAGTTTTGATGGACTTGTTGATGATGTCATTGAGCATTACTCAAAAATCAAAG AAAATCCAGAGTTCCATTCTCTTCCCAGCTTCCTATTTGGACAGTCCATGGGTGGAGCTGTTGCATTAAAGATACACCTGAAACAGCCTAAGGCATGGGATGGTGCCATTCTTGTTGCGCCTATGTGTAAA ATTGCAGATGACATGGTTCCACCAAAATTCCTCACTCATATCCTGATTGGTTTAGCCAATGTTTTACCGAAGCATAAGTTAGTTCCAAACAAGGATTTAGCAGAAGCAGCATTCAGAGATTTGAAGAAGAGGGAACAG ACTGCTTACAATGTTGTTGCTTACAAGGATAAACCACGTTTGAAGAGTGCTGTAGAAATGCTTAAAACTACCGAAGAAATAGAACAGCGATTGAAAGAA GTTTCTCTACCAATATTCATCCTTCACGGGGAAGCTGACACTGTGACTGATCCATCAGTGAGCAAAGCCTTGTATGAGAATGCAAGCTGTTCAGACAAGAAGCTTCAGCTTTACAAGGATGCCTATCATGCACTTCTTGAGGGTGAGCCTGATGAAATAATAACTCAAGTTTTTGGTGACATCATATCTTGGCTAGATGAGCACAGCTTGACACACAATCAATCTTCCTCTTAA